A single window of Streptomyces sudanensis DNA harbors:
- a CDS encoding Yip1 family protein has product MAGFRIGRGRGNRTPRQQGQQPPHPHQGPYGNGEAPPYAPPQQWPRDDRAHGEPEYFGDPYHQQAAPHPHHPRQSHASHAHTANNPGHTQMFSVHEDPYGPPETHRADPAAPSGPRLPWQRLLTGIVVRPGATFWQMRDHAVWLPALTVTFVYGLLALFGFDKAREETINSTLSTAVPAVLLTGVMFVVGGLILGAVTHTLARQLGGNGAWQPTVGLSMLIMAMTDAPRLLFAMFLGGENGLVQVIGWLSWLAAGALFTSMVSKSHDLPWPKALGASAIQLVALLSLIKLGTL; this is encoded by the coding sequence GTGGCTGGATTCAGGATCGGACGCGGCCGGGGCAACCGCACCCCGCGCCAACAGGGGCAGCAGCCCCCGCACCCCCACCAGGGGCCGTACGGCAACGGCGAGGCGCCGCCGTACGCCCCGCCGCAGCAGTGGCCGAGGGACGACCGCGCGCACGGCGAGCCCGAGTACTTCGGCGACCCGTACCACCAGCAGGCCGCGCCGCACCCGCACCACCCCCGGCAGTCCCACGCGTCCCACGCGCACACCGCGAACAACCCTGGCCACACCCAGATGTTCAGCGTGCACGAGGACCCGTACGGGCCGCCGGAGACCCACCGCGCGGACCCCGCCGCCCCCTCGGGGCCGCGCCTGCCGTGGCAGCGGCTCCTGACCGGCATCGTGGTGCGCCCGGGCGCGACGTTCTGGCAGATGCGCGACCACGCGGTCTGGCTGCCGGCCCTGACGGTCACCTTCGTCTACGGCCTGCTGGCACTGTTCGGCTTCGACAAGGCCCGCGAGGAGACGATCAACTCGACCCTCTCGACCGCGGTGCCGGCGGTCCTGCTCACCGGCGTCATGTTCGTCGTGGGCGGCCTGATCCTCGGCGCGGTGACGCACACCCTGGCCCGTCAGCTCGGCGGCAACGGGGCGTGGCAGCCGACGGTGGGCCTGTCGATGCTGATCATGGCGATGACGGACGCCCCGCGCCTGCTGTTCGCGATGTTCCTGGGCGGGGAGAACGGCCTGGTGCAGGTGATCGGCTGGCTGTCGTGGCTGGCGGCGGGCGCGCTGTTCACGTCCATGGTGAGCAAGTCCCACGACCTGCCCTGGCCGAAGGCCCTGGGCGCGTCGGCGATCCAGTTGGTGGCGCTGCTGTCGCTGATCAAGCTGGGAACGCTGTAG
- a CDS encoding phosphoribosyltransferase, with the protein MSGAREDLTYEGFGRAVRELARTIADDGYEPDVVLSIARGGVFVAGGLAYALDCKNIHLVNVEFYTGVGTTLEMPVMLAPVPNVIDFSDKRVLIADDVADTGKTLKLVHDFCLGHVAEVRSAVIYEKPQSLVKCEYVWKRTDDWINFPWSVEGPVVRRSGQVLDA; encoded by the coding sequence ATGAGCGGTGCACGGGAGGACCTCACCTACGAGGGCTTCGGGCGCGCGGTGCGCGAACTGGCCCGGACCATCGCGGACGACGGCTACGAGCCGGACGTGGTGCTGTCCATCGCCCGCGGCGGCGTCTTCGTGGCCGGTGGCCTCGCCTACGCGCTCGACTGCAAGAACATCCACCTCGTGAACGTGGAGTTCTACACGGGTGTCGGCACCACCCTGGAGATGCCGGTGATGCTCGCGCCCGTCCCGAACGTGATCGACTTCAGCGACAAGAGGGTCCTGATCGCCGACGACGTCGCCGACACCGGGAAGACCCTGAAGCTCGTCCACGACTTCTGCCTCGGCCATGTCGCCGAGGTCCGGTCTGCCGTCATCTACGAGAAGCCCCAGTCCCTCGTGAAGTGCGAGTACGTCTGGAAGCGCACCGACGACTGGATCAACTTCCCCTGGAGCGTCGAGGGGCCCGTGGTCCGGCGCTCCGGGCAGGTCCTCGACGCCTGA
- the dcd gene encoding dCTP deaminase: MLLSDKDIRAEIESGRVRIDPYDESMVQPSSIDVRLDRYFRVFENHRHPHIDPAVEQVDLTRLVEPDGDEAFILHPGEFVLASTYEVVSLPDDIASRLEGKSSLGRLGLVTHSTAGFIDPGFSGHVTLELSNLATLPIKLWPGMKIGQLCMFRLSSPAEFPYGSERYGSRYQGQRGPTASRSFQNFHRTQV, translated from the coding sequence GTGCTTCTCTCAGACAAGGACATCCGGGCCGAGATCGAATCCGGACGGGTGCGGATCGACCCGTACGACGAATCCATGGTCCAGCCCTCGAGCATCGACGTGCGGCTCGACCGCTACTTCCGGGTGTTCGAGAACCACCGCCACCCCCACATCGACCCGGCCGTCGAGCAGGTCGACCTCACCCGGCTGGTGGAGCCGGACGGGGACGAGGCGTTCATCCTGCACCCCGGGGAGTTCGTGCTCGCCTCGACGTACGAGGTCGTGTCCCTGCCCGACGACATCGCCTCCCGGCTGGAGGGGAAGAGCTCCCTCGGGCGGCTCGGCCTCGTCACCCACTCGACCGCGGGTTTCATCGACCCCGGTTTCTCCGGGCATGTCACCCTGGAGCTGTCGAACCTCGCGACCCTGCCGATCAAGCTGTGGCCGGGGATGAAGATCGGCCAGCTGTGCATGTTCCGGCTCAGCTCGCCGGCCGAGTTCCCGTACGGCAGCGAGCGGTACGGGTCCCGGTACCAGGGGCAGCGCGGCCCGACGGCCTCGCGGTCCTTCCAGAACTTCCATCGGACGCAGGTGTGA
- a CDS encoding NUDIX hydrolase, translated as MSVAGVIVDDQGRALLIKRRDNGHWEPPGGVLEREETIPEALQREVLEETGIKIALPATLTGVYKNMTGLIVSLVFRCEAADGTPTTGEETRALRWATREEVTELADEAYAIRVLDALDAISPPAVRAHDGVKLV; from the coding sequence GTGAGCGTCGCCGGAGTCATCGTCGACGACCAGGGCCGGGCCCTCCTGATCAAGCGCCGCGACAATGGCCACTGGGAGCCCCCGGGCGGAGTCCTCGAACGCGAGGAGACCATTCCCGAAGCCCTCCAGCGCGAAGTCCTCGAAGAGACCGGTATCAAGATCGCGCTTCCCGCGACCTTGACCGGTGTCTACAAGAACATGACGGGCCTGATCGTCTCCCTGGTCTTCCGCTGCGAGGCCGCCGACGGCACGCCCACCACGGGCGAGGAGACCCGTGCGCTGCGCTGGGCCACCCGTGAGGAAGTCACCGAACTCGCCGACGAGGCGTACGCGATCCGCGTCCTGGACGCACTCGACGCGATATCCCCGCCGGCCGTCCGCGCCCACGACGGAGTGAAACTCGTCTAG
- a CDS encoding DUF2637 domain-containing protein produces the protein MRVHLARVDAVLVQAVIAAALSFAHLHDLASAAGQDGWKAWAYPVSVDLLLVAAWRRLRSGEAKAAGWCWFVIALAASLGANVATAGLLDMDEVPAWLRILVAGWPAVAFLGGTLLAHSTPPTADKETKSAQRDEGTGDQEDDSEPPPEEPSTRPDAVEAPPARPAVAVPAALVEHARKVAAEHHARTGAPIDTPTLRARLGVPAPLAEAIAAHL, from the coding sequence ATGCGCGTCCACCTGGCCCGTGTCGACGCGGTGCTCGTCCAAGCGGTCATCGCCGCCGCGCTGTCCTTCGCCCACCTGCACGACCTCGCCTCGGCGGCCGGGCAGGACGGGTGGAAGGCGTGGGCCTACCCCGTATCGGTCGACCTGCTGCTCGTTGCCGCCTGGCGCCGGCTTCGGTCCGGTGAGGCGAAAGCTGCCGGGTGGTGCTGGTTCGTGATCGCGCTCGCCGCCTCCCTCGGCGCGAACGTCGCCACCGCCGGCCTGCTCGACATGGACGAGGTCCCCGCCTGGCTGCGCATCCTCGTCGCAGGCTGGCCCGCGGTCGCCTTCCTCGGCGGAACCCTCCTCGCCCACTCCACGCCGCCGACGGCGGACAAGGAAACCAAGTCCGCCCAGCGCGATGAGGGCACCGGGGACCAGGAGGACGACTCCGAACCCCCGCCCGAGGAACCGTCCACCCGGCCCGACGCCGTGGAAGCACCACCCGCGCGGCCCGCCGTGGCCGTCCCGGCCGCACTGGTCGAACACGCCCGCAAGGTCGCCGCGGAGCACCACGCCCGTACCGGAGCACCCATCGACACCCCGACCCTGCGCGCCCGCCTCGGCGTCCCCGCGCCCCTGGCCGAAGCCATCGCCGCCCACCTCTGA
- a CDS encoding FtsK/SpoIIIE domain-containing protein, whose protein sequence is MTDLATLLEVGGPLAALGGGAAYARAKHPAVYWSAVGLPVSTVRLLGSYGSVMEACGLTVAPSRLRVLAVKATTRREVRPVPPRRGIIRPTSTGLRLRLRLAPGQEPADVAASAERLRHAWGVHAVYVRTVKPGVVELRLVGFDVLRRVRMPRKIDAGLLKVPVALREDATPFVRDYRTIPHQLTLGATLSGKSMYLRHLVAGLARQPVALVGVDCKRGVELAPFAARLSALATDPEQAAELLPVLVREMEDRYDLIKARQGIAPDTPAEEITSDVWGLPENERPIPVVLFVDEVAELFLVATKKDEERRDEMVTQLIRLAQLGRAAGIYLEVCGQRFGAELGKGATMLRAQLTGRVCHRVNDEASAKMALGDIAPEAVMAACAIAPERPGLAVAGDTSGGWSRIRTPYLSLGEAADICRKAAHLVPDLPALKPFRPDVPVRPVEPPAPVVQPRPATG, encoded by the coding sequence ATGACGGACCTCGCGACGCTCCTGGAGGTGGGTGGCCCCCTCGCCGCGCTCGGTGGAGGGGCCGCCTACGCCCGGGCCAAGCATCCGGCGGTCTACTGGTCCGCGGTCGGCCTGCCGGTCTCCACGGTCCGGCTGCTCGGCTCGTACGGCTCGGTCATGGAGGCGTGCGGCCTGACCGTGGCGCCTTCCCGGCTGCGGGTCCTGGCGGTCAAGGCCACCACTCGCCGTGAGGTCCGGCCCGTACCGCCCCGCCGGGGCATCATCCGGCCCACCTCGACCGGATTACGGCTCCGGCTGCGGCTCGCTCCGGGGCAGGAACCGGCGGACGTGGCGGCCTCGGCCGAACGGCTGCGGCACGCCTGGGGGGTGCACGCCGTGTACGTCAGGACGGTCAAGCCGGGTGTCGTCGAACTCCGGCTCGTCGGCTTCGACGTGCTGCGGCGGGTGCGGATGCCCCGCAAGATCGACGCCGGGCTGCTGAAGGTGCCCGTCGCGCTGCGCGAGGACGCCACCCCCTTCGTACGCGACTACCGGACCATCCCGCACCAACTCACCCTCGGTGCGACGCTGTCCGGCAAGTCCATGTACCTGCGGCACCTCGTCGCCGGCCTCGCCCGTCAGCCGGTTGCCCTGGTCGGCGTCGACTGCAAGCGGGGCGTGGAGCTGGCGCCGTTCGCCGCCCGACTGTCGGCTCTCGCGACCGACCCAGAACAGGCGGCCGAGCTGCTGCCCGTGCTCGTGAGGGAAATGGAGGACCGGTACGACCTGATCAAGGCCCGGCAGGGCATCGCACCCGACACCCCGGCGGAGGAGATCACCTCCGACGTCTGGGGCCTGCCGGAGAACGAACGGCCCATACCGGTGGTGCTGTTCGTGGACGAGGTGGCAGAACTCTTCCTCGTCGCCACGAAGAAGGACGAGGAACGCCGGGACGAGATGGTCACCCAGCTCATCCGCCTCGCTCAGCTCGGTCGGGCCGCCGGCATCTACCTGGAGGTGTGCGGGCAGCGCTTCGGCGCCGAGTTGGGCAAGGGGGCGACCATGCTGCGGGCCCAGTTGACCGGCCGCGTCTGCCACCGCGTCAACGACGAAGCCTCCGCGAAGATGGCGCTCGGCGACATCGCCCCCGAGGCGGTCATGGCCGCCTGCGCCATCGCGCCCGAACGGCCGGGTCTGGCCGTGGCCGGTGACACCTCCGGCGGCTGGTCCCGCATCCGCACCCCGTACCTCTCCCTCGGGGAGGCCGCCGACATCTGCCGCAAGGCGGCGCACCTGGTGCCCGACCTGCCCGCGCTCAAGCCCTTCCGGCCCGACGTGCCCGTACGGCCGGTCGAACCCCCGGCCCCGGTCGTCCAGCCGCGTCCGGCGACCGGCTGA
- a CDS encoding tyrosine-type recombinase/integrase, which produces MGNKKGTRRRFGAVRQYRSGRWTASYQGPDGQEFRSPETFATKRDAEVWLSQIEADLSRGNWQDPDAGAVNFKEYALQWVDERGLAATTDELYRRLLRLHLLPAFEDLNLDEITAPRVRTWRTERLKATGATTVAKAYRLLKAIMETAVDDELIRRNPCRIRGAGKEAAAERQIATVDQVDALADAVGPRWRLMVFLGAYGPMRPEEQAELRRKDVDLDAMTIRVRRAAPELTTGKRAEGPTKSEAGRRVVVLPAFLRADLRRHLDWYAEKGPEGLLFVGEKGKPFRRSTFGRKWRRARAAVGMPDGFRFYDLRHTGHTLATRSGATLKDTMVRAGQSSEKAALIYQHSDLTRQQEVARGLDDLVRAARRKGADPSSGADLVRDA; this is translated from the coding sequence ATGGGGAACAAGAAGGGCACCCGGCGTCGGTTCGGTGCCGTACGTCAGTACCGCTCCGGTCGCTGGACCGCGAGCTACCAGGGGCCGGACGGGCAGGAATTCCGTTCGCCCGAGACGTTCGCGACCAAGCGGGACGCGGAGGTCTGGCTCTCACAGATCGAAGCCGACCTGTCGCGCGGGAACTGGCAGGACCCGGACGCGGGCGCCGTGAACTTCAAGGAGTACGCCCTCCAGTGGGTCGACGAACGCGGGCTCGCCGCCACGACCGACGAGCTGTACCGGCGCCTCCTCCGGCTGCACCTCCTCCCCGCCTTCGAGGACCTGAACCTCGACGAGATCACCGCCCCGCGTGTCCGCACCTGGCGGACCGAACGCCTCAAGGCCACGGGTGCCACGACCGTTGCCAAGGCGTACCGGCTCCTGAAGGCCATCATGGAAACCGCGGTCGACGACGAGCTGATCCGCCGGAACCCGTGCCGCATCCGGGGCGCGGGCAAGGAGGCCGCCGCCGAACGGCAGATCGCCACCGTCGACCAGGTCGACGCGCTCGCCGACGCCGTCGGGCCCCGCTGGCGGCTGATGGTCTTCCTCGGGGCCTACGGGCCCATGCGCCCGGAGGAACAGGCCGAGCTGCGCCGCAAGGACGTCGACCTGGACGCCATGACCATCCGGGTACGCCGTGCCGCGCCCGAGCTGACCACCGGCAAGCGTGCGGAAGGGCCCACCAAGTCCGAAGCCGGAAGGCGGGTCGTCGTCCTGCCGGCCTTCCTCCGGGCCGACCTCCGGCGCCATCTCGACTGGTACGCGGAGAAGGGGCCGGAGGGGCTGCTGTTCGTGGGGGAGAAGGGCAAGCCGTTCCGCCGCTCCACCTTCGGCCGGAAGTGGCGCCGCGCCCGTGCCGCAGTCGGCATGCCGGACGGCTTCCGCTTCTACGATCTTCGCCACACCGGCCACACCCTGGCGACCCGTTCGGGCGCCACGCTCAAGGACACGATGGTCCGCGCGGGGCAGTCGTCGGAGAAGGCCGCGCTGATCTACCAGCACTCGGACCTGACCCGGCAGCAGGAGGTTGCAAGGGGGCTCGACGACCTCGTGCGGGCCGCCCGCCGAAAGGGCGCCGATCCGTCATCTGGTGCGGATCTGGTGCGCGACGCCTAG
- a CDS encoding replication initiator, producing the protein MPALLRQLAGLGGCTHPIRLDGHRTEYDVNTRTGEIGRVLHHLDSSALPAGQLLVRCNNRRTTRCAACAEVYRRDTFQLITAGLRGGKGVPEQVATHPRVFATFTAPGFGPVHNRPTGPAGTVRPCRCGARHDQDDAVLGTALDPDTYDYEAAVLWNAHAGPLWRRFSIYLRREVAKRAGLTQRAFREHARVSFAKVAEYQKRGAVHFHAVIRIDGPDGGDSPPPAWATAELLTDAIRAAATAVRVDGPVVDGRAHTFAFGRQLDIRTIRSVDFDGGRELTERAVAAYIAKYATKGAETATGALDRPLKFAAELAQLDISDHARRLIRTAWTLGAHKDLKHLRLRAWAHMLGFRGHFSTKSRRYSTTLGALRDARAAWRRAQALASLPDERRPAGDDPDGREETTYVLAHWAYAGTGLGPAEEWLSASLARDLQPNSETAREALYAMKGDRS; encoded by the coding sequence ATGCCCGCGCTCCTGCGCCAACTCGCCGGACTCGGCGGCTGCACGCACCCGATCCGCCTCGACGGCCACCGCACCGAGTACGACGTGAACACCCGGACCGGTGAGATCGGCCGCGTCCTGCACCACCTCGACTCGTCGGCCCTCCCGGCCGGTCAGCTCCTCGTGCGCTGCAACAACCGGCGTACGACCCGCTGCGCGGCCTGCGCCGAGGTCTACCGCCGCGACACCTTCCAGCTGATCACCGCCGGACTGCGCGGCGGCAAGGGCGTCCCCGAGCAGGTCGCCACCCATCCGCGGGTCTTCGCCACCTTCACCGCTCCCGGCTTCGGCCCGGTCCACAACCGTCCCACCGGCCCGGCCGGCACGGTCCGCCCCTGCCGCTGCGGCGCCCGCCACGACCAGGACGACGCCGTCCTCGGCACCGCCCTCGACCCGGACACCTACGACTACGAAGCGGCCGTGCTGTGGAACGCGCACGCCGGTCCGCTGTGGCGACGCTTCTCGATCTATCTGCGCCGGGAGGTCGCCAAGCGCGCCGGCCTCACCCAACGGGCCTTCCGCGAACACGCGCGGGTGTCCTTCGCCAAGGTTGCCGAGTACCAGAAGCGCGGCGCCGTCCACTTCCACGCCGTCATCCGCATCGACGGCCCCGACGGTGGCGACTCCCCGCCTCCGGCCTGGGCCACCGCCGAACTGCTGACCGACGCCATCCGGGCCGCCGCCACCGCTGTCCGCGTCGACGGCCCGGTCGTCGACGGCCGCGCCCACACCTTCGCCTTCGGCCGACAGCTCGACATCCGTACGATCCGCTCGGTCGACTTCGACGGCGGCCGGGAACTGACCGAACGGGCCGTGGCCGCCTACATCGCCAAGTACGCCACCAAGGGCGCCGAGACGGCGACGGGCGCCCTCGACCGGCCGCTGAAGTTCGCCGCCGAACTCGCCCAACTCGACATCAGCGACCACGCCCGCCGCCTCATCCGCACCGCCTGGACCCTCGGCGCCCACAAAGACCTGAAACACCTCCGCCTGCGCGCCTGGGCCCACATGCTCGGCTTCCGCGGCCACTTCTCCACCAAGTCCCGCCGCTACTCCACCACCCTCGGCGCCCTCCGCGACGCCCGCGCCGCATGGCGCCGCGCACAGGCGCTCGCCTCCCTACCCGACGAACGACGCCCGGCCGGCGACGACCCGGACGGCCGGGAGGAGACGACGTACGTCCTCGCCCACTGGGCCTACGCCGGTACCGGTCTCGGCCCCGCCGAAGAGTGGCTTTCCGCGTCCCTCGCCCGGGACCTCCAGCCCAACAGCGAAACCGCCCGTGAAGCCCTGTACGCCATGAAAGGAGACCGGTCGTGA
- a CDS encoding GntR family transcriptional regulator, translated as MSPLRSGLLGALDPTSDRAVFRQIADQLREAIDRGRFKEGEKLPSEAELVEHYGVSRMTVRNSFSVLQGEGLVHAEHGKGVFVRPRPPVRRLASDRFARRHREQGKSAFIVEADAAGSHPQVDSLEVKEEKAGQDVSTRLGSVRRVLARRRRYLLDGRPVEFATSYLPLDIARGTPIAEPNPGPGGIYARLEELGHRLDHFEEEIRARMPSPDEVKTLRLASGVPVIHLIRTAYDTEGRPVEVCDTVMAADAYVLSYQLPAT; from the coding sequence GTGTCCCCCCTCCGCTCCGGCCTGCTGGGTGCCCTCGACCCCACGAGTGATCGTGCGGTCTTCCGGCAGATCGCCGACCAGTTGCGCGAAGCCATCGACCGCGGCCGTTTCAAGGAGGGCGAGAAGCTGCCCTCGGAAGCCGAGCTCGTGGAGCACTACGGGGTGTCCCGGATGACCGTCCGCAACTCCTTCTCCGTCCTCCAGGGGGAAGGGCTCGTGCACGCCGAACACGGCAAGGGCGTCTTCGTGCGACCACGGCCGCCCGTGCGGCGGCTCGCCTCCGACCGGTTCGCCCGGCGCCACCGGGAGCAGGGCAAGTCCGCGTTCATCGTGGAAGCGGACGCGGCCGGCAGTCACCCCCAGGTCGACAGCCTGGAGGTCAAGGAGGAGAAGGCCGGCCAGGACGTCTCCACCCGACTCGGGTCCGTGCGCCGCGTGCTCGCCCGTCGCCGCCGCTACCTGCTGGACGGCCGCCCGGTGGAGTTCGCCACCTCGTACCTGCCGCTCGACATCGCGCGCGGTACGCCGATCGCCGAACCCAACCCGGGACCCGGCGGGATCTACGCCCGCCTTGAGGAGCTGGGTCATCGCCTGGACCACTTCGAAGAGGAGATCCGCGCCCGGATGCCCTCGCCGGACGAGGTCAAGACACTCCGGCTAGCCTCCGGCGTGCCCGTGATCCACCTGATCCGGACCGCGTACGACACGGAGGGGCGACCCGTGGAGGTCTGCGACACGGTCATGGCGGCGGACGCCTACGTCCTGTCGTATCAGCTCCCGGCGACCTGA
- a CDS encoding ATP-binding protein: protein MHEYTSMARVWGLSCPGFPEEVSRARRWTRDILRGSPLVDDAELIVSELSANAVLYTASGSHSGSFHLAVAVSPRVVALSVTDEGGAGTVPKARRQGERAEHGRGLSMVNALAHRVVVHDNHGGYTVTAELLTGAGSPEDRPC, encoded by the coding sequence ATGCACGAGTATACGAGTATGGCCCGGGTCTGGGGATTGTCTTGCCCAGGTTTCCCCGAAGAGGTCAGCCGGGCCCGCCGCTGGACCCGGGACATCCTGCGTGGATCTCCCCTGGTCGACGACGCCGAGCTGATCGTGAGCGAGCTGAGTGCGAACGCCGTCCTCTACACGGCCAGCGGCTCACACTCCGGCAGCTTCCACCTGGCGGTCGCCGTCTCCCCGCGGGTGGTGGCCCTGTCGGTGACGGACGAGGGAGGAGCCGGTACGGTCCCGAAGGCCCGGAGGCAGGGCGAACGGGCCGAGCACGGCCGGGGCCTGAGCATGGTCAACGCCCTCGCCCACCGGGTCGTCGTCCACGACAACCACGGTGGTTACACGGTCACCGCGGAACTCCTCACCGGAGCCGGCTCCCCGGAAGACCGCCCATGCTGA
- a CDS encoding excisionase family DNA-binding protein encodes MSDVLLTVEQAAERLGTTTRFPRRLIAERRITFVKVGRHVRIPARVLEAYIEGNTVQPIRRRRSRYGRAA; translated from the coding sequence GTGAGTGACGTCCTCCTGACCGTCGAGCAGGCCGCCGAACGCCTCGGCACCACCACCCGCTTCCCCCGGCGGCTCATCGCGGAACGCCGGATCACCTTCGTGAAGGTCGGCCGCCACGTCCGCATACCGGCGCGGGTCCTGGAGGCGTACATCGAGGGCAACACCGTCCAGCCGATCCGCCGCCGGCGCTCCCGCTATGGAAGGGCGGCCTGA
- a CDS encoding mobile element transfer protein, which produces MTARRRFRSVIRIGPVQVGTYYDGRGREKHAAACTAPRCGFSADYDSRAAAELAARTHRCPVR; this is translated from the coding sequence ATGACCGCCCGTCGCCGCTTCCGCTCCGTCATCCGCATCGGCCCGGTACAGGTCGGCACGTACTACGACGGCCGCGGCCGGGAGAAGCACGCCGCCGCCTGCACGGCTCCGCGCTGCGGCTTCTCCGCCGACTACGACAGCCGTGCCGCCGCCGAGCTGGCCGCCCGTACCCACCGCTGCCCCGTCCGCTGA